In Uranotaenia lowii strain MFRU-FL chromosome 2, ASM2978415v1, whole genome shotgun sequence, one genomic interval encodes:
- the LOC129746653 gene encoding endoribonuclease dcr-1: protein MSTIAPPVDDFTPRNFQKEMLKICLQKNTIIYLPTGAGKTHIALMAIKELAKGAGLDRPLTEGGKRTFFVVNTVALAKQQRDFIDKNVPYDTTVYTSDRNIDAWKGNKWLEEFAKYQIIICTVQILLDILKHGYLSLKHINLLIFDECHHGLGDHPMHGVMEMFLKVPKADQPRVIGLSGMLLYRSLKTVDAVKEELLKLENTFYSTIATVGSYDKYTEVCQFSTDPNEQLLPYSVTMPSLVEQEITASVNSFLTTVVQYHLPKYSNVSKALLPTMPKPKKEIEKMMKEVLYQISDLGLFGGSIAVLGAIIKFEMSKRTSDSLGLRTLFRYCITFCESLHHKINRHMEGMTVEDKVYNFSSIKLRQLMKYLKESSSKTETKTLIFVERRYSAKVLYHMLKMYFSNSEATDSIIPDFIVGSNAFIPESIESILCAQRDRKVLHRFSRGETNTIVTTSVLEEGIDLQMCNTVIKFDKPKTFASYEQSKGRARMKNSNYCIMLNATDRREFLEKYTFYKQLEKELQTSLIGKTINRPDPLDSDVYEELNNESIPPFFTKKGAKLDALSAIQLLNRYCMTMPRDAFTNTNISWERKDLPSGKVLVQIMLPLQSTVRDKIAGQPSVSIKQAKRSAAFEACRKLYEAGELNEHLVPIDAKRQLINVESTYFEHWKEFSADSSKEAGTNKSVRSHAIKYPQQTAGCFPQAGKPCFIYVLRMDAGFSDETNENVEVFRSLFNNSNNYGIMTTKPLPRLAKMKFFITLGLINVQVDEHPITLSDAGSDVELEMLRNFHVTLFQDVLKLWKQFLVYDYSNGNDSYLIVPMKGSTGIDWELVRSFQFMEEAPTELTTVARARMNFDPDQYRHSVVLPWYKNNQDCKYVVTQVHEHLTPQSAFPNPEYSSYEDYFVRSYHLSVVRKDQFLIEVKGITTSLNRLNPGSEMDGKSARSKHWRFSEKLIPELCHNYQFPADYWLQATILPSVLHRLHYLLLSENIRVELATAVKVGCLQNAVIEDLDVEFQRSKTVDIDSINTKYNDDDDNDDEDDDDDDDEDAEMINDNDLPKAIDLKQLMCTQIEPLTMEAGIPWSAEEEPMDIDRNWDNTTKLDLDYYDTFIRKFDGLNIVDQVSDNIHASYKEEYYAASPQKKAIVDAPLQEKFKISLLEKTPQSTANVSLQQKDIIKALTAKKSSDVFDLERFELLGDAFLKFATSFYLLKAHPDWHEGFLTVVKGQIVSNRNLVYCAMRMGLPGMLKVHPFDPRNDWQPPLATVPKNIIQMLVEGHHQSIALYQLELDEVEKKTGAMHSENVSHFIGQLDTTPNPYPDISSMQNYLGRQSMGDKTPADAMEALLGVCLNAVGTERSFNLLPFLGILPKQDLSGLLKDKICSRNLLTGINNREVDDFIPQYPRIEKVLGYTFKNRAYLLQALTHASYPTNRITGSYQQLEFLGDAVLDYLVVNYTFERNPTMSPGQLTDLRSALVNNVTLACILVRHGLHMYILSDSASFSDAVSRFVVFQEKQRHRITDQVNLLVEEVAPFAEFVDVPKALGDVFESLIGAVFLDSGNDLQTAWNVIYGLMHAEILEFTEKTPIQVVRQLYEFTPDCHPVFSKPIVDDDVVMVKCSFKMRGVKKTSYGFGTNKDDAKRAAAKGALRELRFKQ, encoded by the exons TGGCGATAAAGGAACTAGCCAAGGGAGCTGGTCTGGACAG aCCATTAACGGAGGGTGGTAAACGGACCTTCTTCGTCGTGAACACCGTGGCGTTGGCCAAGCAGCAGCGTGACTTTATAGACAAAAATGTACCGTACGACACAACAGTCTACACCAGTGACCGAAACATCGACGCTTGGAAGGGGAACAAGTGGCTAGAGGAATTCGCCAAGTACCAGATCATCATATGTACGGTGCAAATATTGTTGGACATCCTCAAGCATGGGTACCTGTCGCTAAAGCACATCAATTTGCTCATCTTCGACGAGTGCCATCATGGCCTGGGCGATCATCCCATGCACGGTGTGATGGAGATGTTTTTGAAGGTGCCGAAGGCCGACCAACCTCGGGTCATCGGTTTGAGTGGAATGTTACTGTACAGGTCGCTTAAAACCGTCGATGCAGTAAAAGAGGAGCTTTTAAAGCTGGAAAATACCTTCTATTCGACAATTGCTACTGTGGGATCGTACGATAAGTACACAGAAGTGTGTCAATTCTCAACTGACCCGAACGAGCAGCTTTTGCCGTATTCCGTAACCATGCCGTCATTAGTAGAACAGGAAATAACTGCTTCCGTTAACTCATTTCTGACCACTGTTGTTCAATACCATCTACCAAAATATTCGAATGTTAGCAAAGCCCTTCTACCAACTATGCCGAAACCAAAAAAAGagattgaaaaaatgatgaaagagGTGCTATATCAGATAAGCGACCTAGGTTTATTCGGTGGATCAATCGCTGTTCTCGGTGcgattataaaatttgaaatgtccAAACGCACTTCCGACTCCCTGGGTTTGCGAACGCTTTTTCGCTACTGTATTACGT TTTGTGAAAGCCTCCACCACAAAATAAACCGACATATGGAGGGAATGACGGTTGAGGACAAAGTTTACAACTTTTCTTCCATTAAACTGCGCCAACTGATGAAATACCTGAAGGAATCATCCTCAAAAACGGAGACAAAGACTCTAATATTTGTGGAAAGACGGTACTCAGCTAAAGTCTTATATCACATGTTAAAGATGTATTTTTCGAACAGTGAAGCCACCGATTCTATTATTCCGGACTTTATAGTAGGCAGTAATGCTTTTATACCTGAATCAATTGAATCCATACTTTGTGCTCAACGAGATCGTAAG GTCCTTCACAGATTTTCGAGGGGGGAAACGAACACCATCGTTACCACCAGCGTTCTTGAGGAAGGCATAGACCTTCAAATGTGTAATACGGTTATCAAGTTTGATAAACCCAAAACATTTGCGTCCTATGAACAGTCGAAAGGGCGCGCAAGGATGAAGAACTCCAACTACTGTATCATGCTGAACGCGACAGACCGGAGAGAGTTCTTGGAAAAATACACCTTCTATAAGCAGCTGGAAAAAGAGCTACAAACG AGCTTGATCGGGAAGACCATCAACCGACCGGATCCGCTAGATAGCGATGTATACGAAGAGTTAAACAACGAATCGATTCCCccatttttcaccaaaaagggAGCCAAACTAGATGCTCTCTCGGCCATCCAGCTACTCAACCGGTACTGCATGACCATGCCGCGGGATGCCTTCACAAACACCAATATCAGTTGGGAACGTAAGGACCTGCCGAGTGGGAAAGTTCTCGTCCAAATAATGCTTCCGCTGCAATCTACGGTGCGTGATAAAATTGCGGGCCAACCATCTGTCAGCATCAAGCAAGCCAAACGGTCCGCTGCATTCGAAGCCTGTCGGAAGCTTTACGAAGCCGGGGAACTCAACGAGCATCTGGTCCCGATCGATGCCAAGCGTCAGTTGATAAACGTTGAAAGTACCTACTTCGAGCACTGGAAGGAATTTTCCGCAG ATTCATCCAAAGAGGCAGGAACCAACAAGAGCGTACGAAGCCATGCAATAAAATATCCTCAACAAACTGCTGGATGTTTTCCTCAAGCCGGGAAACCGTGCTTCATCTACGTGCTTCGCATGGACGCTGGATTTTCCGATGAAACCAACGAAAATGTTGAGGTATTCCGTAGTTTGTTCAACAACAGTAATAACTACGGTATTATGACAACAAAACCGCTGCCACGATTggccaaaatgaaatttttcataacgCTTGGACTCATCAACGTGCAGGTGGACGAACATCCAATAACGCTCTCTGACGCGGGGAGCGATGTAGAACTAGAAATGCTACGAAATTTCCATGTAACCCtcttccaggatgtgttgaaaTTGTGGAAACAGTTTCTGGTATACGATTACTCCAATGGGAACGACAGTTACCTCATTGTTCCTATGAAAGGGTCCACCGGTATCGATTGGGAGTTGGTGCGTAGTTTTCAGTTCATGGAAGAGGCCCCGACCGAACTGACGACTGTGGCTCGTGCTAGGATGAATTTTGATCCGGACCAGTACCGGCATAGTGTCGTGCTTCCGTGGTACAAAAACAATCAGGACTGCAAATACGTCGTCACACAGGTGCACGAACATCTGACACCCCAGAGTGCCTTTCCGAATCCGGAATATAGTTCATATGAAGATTATTTTGTCAGATCCTATCACCTGTCAGTGGTCCGGAAGGATCAATTTTTGATAGAAGTGAAAGGTATAACCACAAGCTTAAACCGCCTAAATCCGGGCTCAGAAATGGATGGCAAAAGCGCCAGATCTAAGCACTGGCGTTTTAGCGAAAAATTGATCCCGGAACTTTGCCACAATTATCAGTTCCCTGCGGATTACTGGCTTCAGGCCACAATTCTACCAAGCGTTTTGCACCGTTTGCATTATTTGCTACTATCGGAAAACATTCGCGTCGAATTGGCCACGGCGGTGAAAGTTGGCTGTCTCCAAAATGCTGTGATTGAAGATTTAGATGTCGAATTCCAGCGATCAAAAACGGTAGATATTGATTCGATTAATACAAAGTACAATGACGATGACGACAATGATGATgaggatgatgatgacgatgacgatgaagATGCAGAAATGATTAACGATAATGATCTGCCGAAGGCAATCGATCTAAAGCAACTTATGTGTACTCAAATAGAACCACTCACGATGGAAGCCGGAATCCCATGGTCAGCGGAAGAGGAACCCATGGATATCGACAGAAATTGGGATAACACCACCAAGCTGGACTTGGACTATTACGATACTTTCATTAGAAAATTTGATGGCTTGAATATTGTTGATCAGGTCTCAGATAATATCCATGCTTCCTATAAAGAGGAATACTATGCTGCCAGCCCGCAAAAGAAAGCTATCGTCGATGCACCATTGCAGGAAAAATTTAAGATAAGCCTTTTGGAAAAAACGCCTCAAAGCACGGCGAATGTGTCTCTACAGCAAAAAGATATCATTAAGGCGTTAACGGCAAAAAAATCAAGCGACGTGTTCGACTTAGAAAGATTCGAACTGCTGGGTGATGCATTCTTAAAATTCGCAACGTCGTTCTATTTGCTGAAAGCTCATCCTGATTGGCACGAAGGGTTCCTGACTGTAGTCAAGGGTCAAATCGTGTCGAATCGTAACTTAGTTTACTGTGCAATGCGGATGGGATTGCCGGGAATGTTGAAAGTTCATCCGTTCGATCCGAGAAACGACTGGCAACCGCCCCTGGCTACGGTTCCGAAGAACATTATCCAGATGTTAGTCGAGGGTCATCACCAAAGTATTGCCTTGTATCAGCTAGAGTTGGACGAAGTGGAGAAAAAAACAGGTGCAATGCACAGCGAAAATGTTTCGCATTTCATCGGACAATTGGATACGACCCCCAACCCGTACCCCGATATTTCATCGATGCAAAATTATCTTGGTCGACAATCAATGGGCGACAAAACACCTGCAGATGCCATGGAAGCGCTTTTGGGTGTTTGCCTCAATGCTGTAGGGACAGAACGCAGTTTCAATTTACTGCCTTTCCTAGGAATACTGCCAAAACAAGATCTATCTGGGCTTCTGAAAGATAAAATCTGCAGTCGGAATCTCTTAACCGGTATCAACAATCGCGAAGTAGATGATTTTATTCCACAGTACCCCCGTATTGAGAAAGTGCTCGGGTACACATTCAAGAACCGCGCCTACCTTCTCCAAGCTCTGACCCATGCGTCGTACCCAACGAATCGAATAACCGGCTCCTACCAACAGCTGGAATTTCTGGGGGATGCCGTACTGGACTATTTGGTGGTCAATTATACCTTCGAAAGGAACCCCACTATGAGTCCCGGTCAGCTGACGGATTTGCGTTCGGCTCTTGTAAATAATGTGACCTTGGCATGTATACTGGTACGTCATGGCCTGCACATGTACATTCTTTCCGATTCGGCCAGCTTTTCCGATGCGGTCAGTCGGTTTGTAGTCTTCCAGGAAAAACAGCGCCACAGAATCACCGATCAAGTGAACTTGCTGGTTGAGGAAGTGGCTCCGTTTGCCGAATTCGTCGATGTACCGAAAGCTCTTGGGGATGTTTTCGAAAGTTTGATCGGAGCGGTGTTCCTCGACAGTGGAAACGATCTTCAAACGGCTTGGAACGTGATCTACGGTTTAATGCATGCTGAAATTCTAGAATTCACAGAGAAAACACCAATCCAAGTCGTACGTCAACTTTACGAGTTTACACCCGATTGTCATCCGGTGTTTAGCAAACCCATCGTGGATGATGATGTGGTTATGGTGAAATGCAGTTTCAAAATGCGTGGCGTGAAAAAAACTTCTTATGGATTCGGGACGAATAAGGATGACGCTAAACGTGCAGCGGCAAAGGGAGCCTTAAGAGAGTTGCGTTTTAAGCAATAA